From a single Chiloscyllium plagiosum isolate BGI_BamShark_2017 chromosome 27, ASM401019v2, whole genome shotgun sequence genomic region:
- the utp11 gene encoding probable U3 small nucleolar RNA-associated protein 11: TQSAPVPLDYKPGFRKRLGLLEKKKDYKLRAQDYHRKQNTLKALRQKALDKNPDEFYFRMTSTKLEDGVHVIKQPREEVTEEQLKIMRTQDLKYVEMKRVAESKKIERLKSELHLLEANGKPSNKHIFFCDSKKEVKQFDLAKRLNTVPELVDRVYNRPTIETLQKEKIKGATRLRDLKKLAQQRKNQYNLLQQHIGREKQLFVVAQKIQTRKDLMDKTRKVKVKKETVNSPAIYKFQFKRKR; this comes from the exons ACCCAGTctgcaccagttcctctggaTTATAAG CCTGGATTTCGAAAGCGACTGGGTCTCTTGGAGAAGAAGAAAGATTACAAGCTACGTGCACA GGATTATCACCGCAAGCAGAACACTCTAAAGGCATTACGACAGAAGGCATTAGACAAAAATCCAGATGAATTTTACTTTCGAATGACCAGCACCAAACTTGAG GATGGAGTTCATGTCATCAAGCAGCCGAGAGAGGAAGTAACAGAGGAACAGCTGAAGATCATGCGAACACAAGACCTTAAATATGTGGAAATGAAACGGGTTGCAGAGTCAAAG AAAATTGAACGACTCAAGTCTGAACTCCATCTTTTAGAAGCTAACGGCAAACCAAGTAATAAGCACATTTTCTTCTGCGACTCTAAAAAGGAAG TTAAACAATTTGACTTGGCAAAACGCCTCAATACTGTACCAGAGCTTGTAGACCGGGTATACAATCGACCAACGATCGAAACTTTACAGAAGGAAAAAATTAAAGGAGCCACACGTCTCCGGGATCTCAAG AAACTTGCTCAACAGAGAAAGAACCAATATAATCTGCTGCAACAGCACATTGGGAGAGAGAAGCAACTGTTTGTAGTGGCCCAAAAAATACAGACCAGAAAAGACCTCATG gacaAGACCAGGAAAGTGAAGGTGAAGAAGGAAACTGTAAACTCTCCAGCCATTTACAAATTCCAATTTAAGAGAAAACGCTGA